From the Raphanus sativus cultivar WK10039 unplaced genomic scaffold, ASM80110v3 Scaffold2133, whole genome shotgun sequence genome, the window CTGATCAGTGGGGGTACTTGGCGGTTATTAAAAAGGGGTCTATGGAATCAACTGTCTCGAATCTTGCTGTGTATGTTGAGCAAGTTGTAGCTGAGTTCTATGCAGGTCTGCCGAGTACCAAAGCTGAAGCAGATGTTGATGAAGTAATTGTCTCTGTGAGAGGACAAACGTACAAGTTCTCACCTGCGCTCATCAACAATTCCATAGATTGGGAACCACTTTCTGAGGATGAAGTGGAGGAAGATGCAACTTTGGATGAAATCTCAGTAACCGAGTTGGCTTCATTCATCACTGGAGATACGAGGACAGAATGGGAAGGTCTCACTACAGCGGATCTTACTTCATGCTACGGTGCTTTGATGATCATAGCTGCCTACAACTGGATTCCCTCTACTCACAAGACGTATGTCTCACTTGAGAGGGCAAGGTTGATATACAAGATGGCTCATGGAGTCCGTGCTGATTTGGGtaagatgatgttcagacaGATTCTCAATCTTGGAGTGACTCAGGTCAATGATGCACGTTGGTTGATCTTCCCTCGCTTGATCATGGCACTTCTCCAAAGCCAGCATGATGTTCCATCTTATCCCAGTGACAAGCTTCAACGTCCGGTTCCTTACAAGAAGGATAAACGAGTGGGTGAGATCTATGAGCAGAGACTAGCTAAAGGAAAGGCACCATCTAGAAGTGAACCAAAGAGAAGCTCTGCCAGGACAACACGTCAGTCCTCTCCTGCTCCGATTCCTGCTCCACGAACTGCTACACCAAGCTCCAGGACTGCACCACGTCGTGTATCTCTTTATGAACTTGGATCAGTTGCCATCCCTCAAGGACCACTCAGCCGTGTTGATTTGCAAGTGGCACTACAGGATACAACACGAGCTCTTCAAGCGCTAGCTGAGATAGTTCAGGATCTTCAGAGCGCTGTAGCAGGTTAGTATCTCTATCCTTATGAATATGTGAGGTATTTTTCTTGGtgtttttaatccgtgtgctcacaagcagggggagaagaagaagactaggATGTAGAAGACCAAGATTGTGGGGGAGCTGTGTTCTGTTGCTTTGTTGTTATGTCTATGTTATTTCAATTGCACCACTTGCTGCAATTCTTTGTTATCCACGTTTTCAGACTGACTAAGATTATGGGGGAGCATTTGCATATGCtatcttttgatattatgtATTAATTTGCTTGAACCCGTTTTTaggataatataagtatgttcttaaTTGTCTTGAGTTGGTTGAATTAACGTTTAGACATATGTACTGGTGCTGTTGTGTGTGGTTTGTTCTTGTCTTCTATCTCAGGTACTTGTGAGACGACGaattaaaaagggggagattgaaggtgtatgggaagacgatgctgtagtagagctgaagtagttcatgaagtgtgacatgaactactacatcagagaggtggttcgtgagaagcaTGTATCAAGACCGATGttttaaaagaagatttaatgaagagggacattaaaggaagacttgaagaagaagcaatcgatctaaaaagaaaaggaagattggcttattcgctgaagtagaagaaatggaaagtttccattaggtagatagattagatctagggcttcctcaaagatatataaaggaaGCGTGGCACTGTGTTGCCGTttaacacacagggagagcttttagcaatagagagttttgtacgtcctaagaaggagaagcaaagcatctaggggttaagagcttaggtggttcagagtctgtcttagatctctgaacgagttgactagcaaacaagtcgaggtttgtcttgagcttgtttgatttattacttttaagaaGAACGtgtaagagcttttgaaagaataaatatagtcgtatttcttggaattgaataaccctgtactactgtgtgttctaAATAGCGTAGCTTActtatcttacattaacaaaATTGCTTCATCTAAAAACGTCCTTAGTGCTTTACACTGTCTAGTTCTTGTATTCTGCATTGTTGTCGTTGATGCCTTTCGCTAAAGCTGAAACTATTAACCAGAAAATCTTGATACAGTGTGAATAAAACCAGAAATAATTCAAGTTGAATTGAAGAAAGATTCTTTGTTAAACCACATAGAGCGTCAACTCTTCTGAATCTGATTCATAATGACCTAATGTATACCATCAAAACTCAACCTCCTTTAATCAGAGAAGGCCTACCATAAAACCGAACACGAAAATCTGAATCGTTAAAGACTGATACTCGTACAAGGAGGTTTAGTTGAAATATTGAATAAGGTTTCTGATTGATAGTTGTCGGGATGAAAGTATAGAACCACAAAAGGCAAATCTCTTCTGATTACAAGATCATAACTTTATTAAACAGAGCCAATaacaaaaatagaagaaaatcaTTAAGCAAAGTTCTGTCTTTAGTCGATTACACATCAAAAATTGATAAACCGAAATAAAGAATCCGTCAAACAGAAGAAAAATTGGATTAAGCCGaagacaaaaaacaaaataaaaagttatctCTACATTTCTTAGAATATGTGAAAGATATGTACGTTGAAACCGAGAAGAAGAAGTTAGAGAGAAATGTTGCCAGATTTTCGGCATCCTATAAGTTCGCTTCTGGTCTTTCCTTTAAGTTAGGTTTTGGTCTTCAGTAAACCAGGACCTATGCTGCTTAGGTATAATAGTATCTTCTTTTAGGTGGTTTTGGATTGAGCCATCTGCTTCTCTGTTTTCTTAGTAAGGATGTCAAAAAGCTCATGAGTTAATTCAGCTCAACTTAATTTTTTATGAGCATGATCTCTATTTTTAAGTTCATTTAGTGAATGAGTTTAATGATCAAGTTTAAATTAGATCACGAGTTATATGAATGATCTTTATGAACATGAGCTAACTTATGAATTTGGTTGTATTTATTCTATATATATGGATGACTTGTATTTCTTATGTAAGAAAATATCGATATCAATCctcatatcatatatttttagaattaaaatgtaaaacaaaatatcCCTAAGACTCTCATGCGGTATATATCATTATGATTTGAATAGATGAAGACTTTGAAAATAAATCTCATGACTCTTATATGGaatagattttagatttttggatTATTGATTTAGCTTTGATTTAATTTACTATTAGGTATTAGTTTTATTcagtatttaatattaatgttttggaattttagtgtttaaaatttaaagtatattatgaaacttattcattttatatttttttataattttttttatatatttgatcacGAGTTAAGTCATTTAATTCATAATCTAGATAATctgaatttatgtttatatactgaaattcatataataaatgagatGAACTAACTCATGAAAAATTCGAACTCGCTATGAGCTGAGCTGAGTTGAGCGTGgtaactcattttgacacccaTATTTCTTAGTTGTCTATTTTTGTCTAATCCACGAAATAGTCTGCTTTCCTTTCTTCGTTTTggtatatatatcaaaaaggCTAAAACTATGCTTAGTTCATCGGTTAGGGAACATCTTATGTATTCTGACAATTTTATCTGAGTGTTTTATAATACTGGTTGTCTTTGGGCTTGCTTCCTCTGTTCCATGATCCCATCTAT encodes:
- the LOC130505262 gene encoding uncharacterized protein LOC130505262 gives rise to the protein MVKAKKAAQQAESSREEKHAEAEGSRRSLSDGEPESPPPRNDMHVSDVLPEVTEELDSFNTANEKAASEDSDERTPGLGEEPSAKVPEADLQPLIGSSNADIQDVPVTDKSSEEKVESALQMVVVEDEKEQSGADVESGKAGDDEPKDDEASQKEVRKKRVLQRLGLRSAKQRKTGESSTPTQSQFLTPGDAAKSPYLAKEAEASPRLRSRRSGDKSAEPMPPLIKKRYDQFLKRKVLAERSVDLKEADQWGYLAVIKKGSMESTVSNLAVYVEQVVAEFYAGLPSTKAEADVDEVIVSVRGQTYKFSPALINNSIDWEPLSEDEVEEDATLDEISVTELASFITGDTRTEWEGLTTADLTSCYGALMIIAAYNWIPSTHKTYVSLERARLIYKMAHGVRADLGKMMFRQILNLGVTQVNDARWLIFPRLIMALLQSQHDVPSYPSDKLQRPVPYKKDKRVGEIYEQRLAKGKAPSRSEPKRSSARTTRQSSPAPIPAPRTATPSSRTAPRRVSLYELGSVAIPQGPLSRVDLQVALQDTTRALQALAEIVQDLQSAVAG